A single Acidimicrobiia bacterium DNA region contains:
- a CDS encoding ACT domain-containing protein, which yields MRTIGIGIAGAGTVGGTLIERLVADRAAVTARTGLDLEVRRVAVRDLARPRSVAPDLLTADVMELVDDDRVDLVVEVTPAITGGAGSFASTPTQWCLRLEVEDSPGVLAQIAGAFGAAGVSIKSVRQDGRGNRATLLMVTHGAPEAAQRSSAEALRRLDAVREVASAIRVEGDEA from the coding sequence ATGCGCACCATCGGAATCGGCATTGCCGGGGCAGGGACGGTTGGCGGCACTCTCATCGAACGCCTCGTCGCCGATCGCGCCGCGGTCACCGCGCGGACGGGACTCGATCTCGAAGTGCGCCGGGTGGCCGTGCGCGACCTCGCCCGTCCCCGATCGGTGGCCCCCGATTTGCTGACCGCCGATGTTATGGAACTCGTCGATGACGATCGCGTCGACCTCGTCGTGGAGGTGACACCCGCGATCACCGGTGGCGCCGGGTCCTTCGCCTCGACACCTACTCAGTGGTGTCTCCGTCTCGAGGTGGAGGACAGTCCCGGGGTCCTCGCCCAGATAGCCGGAGCATTCGGCGCGGCGGGAGTCAGTATCAAGTCGGTGCGTCAGGACGGCCGCGGGAACCGTGCCACGCTGCTGATGGTCACTCACGGTGCGCCGGAGGCGGCTCAGCGGTCGTCCGCCGAAGCGTTGCGCCGGCTCGACGCGGTGCGCGAGGTTGCCTCGGCGATCCGGGTCGAAGGCGACGAAGCGTGA
- the argS gene encoding arginine--tRNA ligase has protein sequence MSEFPDTIRAAISSALEAAVADGSLPGVGSFDFVVERPRDREHGDWATNVALAAAKPAAKPPREVAEIVLAHLPAIPHVVGVEVAGPGFLNFRLAASWYHEVLRIAAKGGPDHARSDFGAGERIQVEFVSSNPNGPLHIGHGRGGVIGDVLSRMLEYVGHPVTREYYYNDAGVQMDRFGASLEARYLQALGRDAEVPEDGYHGAYIAEWAAEMAAEIGDASADLPEEGRRSAIRQWGLARAMKDIEETLELAGISFDVWTSENDLHDSGAVAAAIDELRERGHIYEAEGAIWFRTTDYGDEKDRVLVKSDGTYTYIAPDVAYHREKFERGFDRVINIWGADHHGYIPRMKAAVEAMGHQPDQLEIVINQMVNVSRGGEPVRMSTRAGEFITFREVLEEVGADATRYNLAAYSPDTTITFDLEAAKARSMDNPVYYLQYAHARMAALERFASEQGVTRRPLEDVDLSVLDHPAEVALLREIDRFGEEVLESASRRAAHRLTAYGYDFATAFHRFYSDCRIVTEDDAVTQARLWLVEGAKSVMAGVLGLLGLTAPESM, from the coding sequence ATGAGCGAGTTTCCCGACACCATCCGAGCGGCGATCTCTTCCGCCCTCGAGGCTGCCGTCGCCGACGGGAGTCTTCCTGGGGTCGGGTCGTTCGACTTCGTGGTCGAACGGCCTCGTGACCGGGAGCACGGAGACTGGGCCACGAATGTCGCCCTGGCTGCCGCCAAGCCGGCAGCAAAGCCCCCCCGTGAGGTCGCCGAAATCGTGCTGGCCCACCTGCCCGCGATCCCTCATGTCGTCGGCGTCGAAGTCGCTGGCCCCGGGTTCCTCAACTTTCGCCTGGCGGCGTCCTGGTACCACGAGGTGCTGCGAATCGCTGCGAAGGGCGGTCCCGATCACGCCCGCTCGGATTTCGGGGCGGGCGAGCGGATCCAGGTCGAGTTCGTCTCATCGAATCCCAACGGTCCGCTACACATCGGCCATGGCCGGGGGGGCGTCATCGGCGATGTGCTCTCTCGGATGCTCGAGTACGTGGGCCACCCGGTCACGCGGGAGTACTACTACAACGACGCTGGGGTCCAGATGGACCGTTTCGGTGCCAGTCTCGAAGCGCGTTATCTCCAGGCGTTGGGTCGCGACGCCGAGGTGCCCGAGGACGGGTATCACGGCGCATACATCGCAGAGTGGGCAGCCGAAATGGCCGCCGAGATCGGCGATGCCTCTGCCGACCTTCCGGAGGAAGGCCGCCGGTCGGCGATCCGGCAGTGGGGTTTGGCGCGGGCGATGAAGGACATCGAGGAGACTCTGGAGTTGGCCGGGATCTCATTCGACGTCTGGACGAGCGAGAACGATCTTCATGACTCGGGTGCTGTGGCAGCGGCGATCGATGAGCTCCGGGAGCGGGGCCACATCTACGAGGCGGAGGGGGCGATCTGGTTCCGCACCACCGACTACGGGGACGAGAAGGACCGGGTGCTGGTGAAGTCGGATGGCACCTACACCTACATCGCCCCCGACGTGGCCTATCACCGCGAAAAGTTCGAGCGGGGATTCGATCGGGTTATCAACATCTGGGGCGCCGACCATCACGGTTACATCCCACGGATGAAGGCCGCGGTCGAGGCCATGGGTCACCAGCCGGATCAGTTGGAGATCGTGATCAACCAGATGGTGAACGTCAGTCGCGGCGGTGAACCCGTCCGCATGTCGACCCGCGCCGGCGAGTTCATCACGTTTCGGGAAGTGCTCGAGGAGGTGGGCGCCGATGCCACCCGGTACAACCTTGCGGCCTACAGCCCCGACACGACGATCACCTTCGACCTCGAGGCCGCCAAGGCGCGGTCTATGGACAACCCCGTCTACTACCTCCAGTACGCCCACGCCCGCATGGCCGCTCTCGAACGGTTCGCCTCCGAACAGGGTGTGACCCGCCGGCCCCTCGAAGACGTCGACCTGTCGGTGCTCGACCACCCGGCAGAGGTGGCGTTGCTGCGCGAGATAGATCGGTTCGGCGAGGAGGTACTCGAGTCGGCCAGCCGGAGAGCGGCGCACCGTCTCACTGCCTACGGGTACGACTTCGCCACGGCGTTCCATCGCTTCTACTCGGACTGCCGGATCGTCACCGAGGACGATGCCGTCACCCAGGCGAGGCTGTGGCTGGTGGAGGGCGCCAAGAGCGTCATGGCGGGGGTCCTTGGTCTGCTCGGGCTGACGGCTCCCGAAAGCATGTAG
- the thrC gene encoding threonine synthase yields MTHGVIERYRGRLPVTANTPIITLGEGSTPLILGRHLSEIVGRSVHLKIEGANPTGSFKDRGMTLAISKAVEARAKAVACASTGNTSASAAAYAARAGIECIVVLPAGKVALGKLAQAIRHGARIITVDGSFDAALRAVQELAKVHEVTLVNSINPFRLAGQQTAAWEVADDLGGAPAVHALPVGNAGNITATWLGYRAIGAAPQMWGFQAAGAALLVLGAPVEQPETVATAIRIGNPASWAGAVTARMESGGLIAAVTDEQIMEAYDLLASREGIFVEPASAAGVAGIIALGDRLPEGPVVCTLTGHGLKDPETAAGASELGTPVPPSGEAVAQELGW; encoded by the coding sequence GTGACCCACGGAGTCATCGAGCGTTATCGAGGCCGCCTCCCGGTCACGGCCAACACCCCGATCATCACCCTCGGGGAGGGGAGCACGCCACTGATCCTCGGGAGACATCTATCGGAGATCGTCGGCCGATCGGTCCACTTGAAGATCGAGGGGGCCAACCCGACCGGGTCGTTCAAGGACCGGGGGATGACTCTGGCGATATCGAAGGCCGTCGAAGCGCGGGCGAAGGCCGTGGCTTGCGCCTCCACCGGCAACACCTCGGCATCGGCGGCGGCGTATGCAGCCCGTGCCGGGATCGAATGCATCGTGGTGCTGCCCGCCGGCAAGGTGGCGCTCGGCAAGCTCGCCCAGGCGATCCGCCATGGTGCCCGGATCATCACGGTGGACGGTTCCTTCGACGCCGCGCTGCGCGCAGTGCAGGAACTCGCAAAGGTGCATGAGGTGACTTTGGTCAACTCCATCAACCCGTTCAGGCTCGCCGGACAGCAGACCGCCGCCTGGGAGGTGGCCGACGATCTTGGCGGCGCCCCCGCGGTGCACGCCCTACCGGTGGGCAACGCCGGGAACATCACCGCCACCTGGCTCGGTTACCGGGCCATCGGGGCGGCTCCGCAGATGTGGGGGTTCCAGGCAGCGGGAGCGGCACTGTTGGTACTCGGCGCGCCAGTGGAGCAGCCCGAGACCGTGGCGACCGCCATTCGAATCGGCAACCCCGCCTCATGGGCGGGCGCCGTAACGGCCCGGATGGAATCGGGTGGTCTGATCGCTGCGGTGACCGACGAGCAGATCATGGAGGCCTATGACCTCCTCGCTTCGAGAGAGGGCATCTTCGTCGAGCCCGCCAGTGCCGCCGGGGTGGCCGGGATCATCGCCCTCGGCGACCGGCTGCCCGAGGGCCCGGTGGTCTGCACCCTCACCGGCCATGGACTCAAAGACCCGGAGACAGCCGCCGGCGCATCCGAACTCGGAACCCCGGTCCCACCGTCGGGAGAAGCGGTAGCCCAAGAACTCGGCTGGTAG
- a CDS encoding CPBP family intramembrane glutamic endopeptidase, with protein MESENGVGAVRQALAGVDRRTLIVFLSATVLLVVFEYWGLPGWFRTSPLHRSVADALGPGYREYYGLLPYQYWGVSSLVIRVLLPVMVITLVLREHPRDWGFRVRGQWHQLRPYAYALVFMVPVVYVASALGAFQAKYPFYELASQGDWHFWGYHLFYGLQFLGLEVFFRGFLLFGLYARLGYYAIPVMVIPYTMIHFGKPALETFSAIIAGFVLGYLALKSKSVLWGFAVHWGVAITMDLMVIGREIGFSELRRVLF; from the coding sequence GTGGAGAGTGAGAACGGGGTCGGGGCGGTTCGCCAGGCGCTCGCCGGCGTCGATCGGCGGACCCTCATCGTCTTCTTGTCGGCGACCGTGCTTCTCGTCGTGTTCGAGTATTGGGGTCTGCCGGGTTGGTTCCGGACTTCGCCCCTGCATCGATCGGTTGCCGATGCTCTCGGCCCCGGGTATCGCGAATATTACGGCCTGCTGCCGTACCAATACTGGGGGGTGAGCAGCCTGGTCATCAGGGTGCTGCTCCCGGTGATGGTGATCACGCTGGTGCTGCGGGAGCACCCCCGAGACTGGGGATTTCGGGTGCGGGGGCAGTGGCATCAACTCCGGCCGTATGCGTATGCCCTGGTGTTCATGGTGCCGGTGGTGTACGTCGCTTCGGCGCTGGGTGCGTTCCAGGCGAAGTACCCGTTCTACGAGCTGGCGTCACAAGGGGACTGGCATTTTTGGGGCTACCACCTCTTCTACGGCCTGCAGTTCCTGGGTTTGGAGGTGTTCTTCCGGGGGTTCCTGCTCTTCGGTCTGTATGCCCGGCTGGGCTACTACGCGATCCCGGTGATGGTGATCCCGTACACGATGATCCATTTCGGCAAGCCGGCGCTGGAGACTTTCTCGGCGATCATCGCCGGGTTCGTGCTCGGCTACCTGGCGCTCAAGTCGAAGTCGGTCTTATGGGGCTTTGCCGTCCACTGGGGCGTGGCGATCACGATGGACCTCATGGTGATCGGCCGCGAGATCGGCTTCAGCGAGTTGAGGCGAGTTCTGTTCTAA
- the fsa gene encoding fructose-6-phosphate aldolase, with protein sequence MKLFLDTAHLAHIEIAAGWGILDGITTNPTLAAKEGLEFEDLIRKITDLVPGPVSAEVVAEDRDEMVRQGQALRKIADNVVVKVPMTQEGIAAGARLVEMGHPINVTLVFSAAQAILAANIGATFVSPFLGRVDDIGNDGLQLLSELVETYTVQGYETEILAASLRHPQHVVDSARIGADASTMPFEVMEKLFNHPLTDIGNQRFTQDWNAYQQALTERKGKSAKS encoded by the coding sequence TTGAAGCTCTTTCTCGACACGGCCCACCTTGCTCATATCGAAATCGCGGCGGGGTGGGGAATTCTCGACGGAATCACCACGAATCCGACCCTTGCCGCCAAGGAAGGGCTCGAATTCGAGGACTTGATCCGCAAGATCACCGATCTGGTGCCGGGGCCGGTCTCGGCGGAGGTCGTCGCCGAGGACCGTGACGAGATGGTCCGCCAGGGTCAAGCACTGCGAAAAATTGCCGATAATGTCGTGGTCAAGGTTCCGATGACCCAGGAGGGCATCGCGGCCGGTGCCCGTCTCGTCGAGATGGGCCATCCGATCAACGTGACCCTCGTCTTTTCTGCCGCTCAGGCGATTCTGGCGGCGAACATCGGGGCCACCTTCGTCTCCCCCTTCCTCGGAAGGGTCGACGACATCGGGAACGACGGACTCCAATTGCTGTCGGAATTGGTGGAGACCTACACCGTTCAGGGATACGAGACCGAGATCCTGGCGGCGAGTCTGCGCCACCCCCAGCACGTCGTCGACTCGGCCCGGATCGGCGCAGACGCCTCGACCATGCCATTCGAGGTGATGGAAAAACTCTTCAACCACCCGCTGACCGACATCGGCAACCAGCGGTTCACCCAGGACTGGAACGCATATCAGCAGGCGCTCACCGAGCGCAAAGGCAAGAGTGCGAAGTCGTAG
- the rho gene encoding transcription termination factor Rho: protein MTSRAKLQEKNLDELRTIAAAIDVPDHQSLQKSKLIAAILESDKFDGSDAPAPVDLPAIEERRSGDDGDSSRGDGQPRVGGDRKPAEGSDDDDDGNRRRNRNRRGARPASGGQQQHQQQWDDSDAEVREGILDVLPEGYGFLRCTGYLPGEKDVYVSATQVRKFGLRRGDVLSGPIRPPRSQEKFPALIRMDHVNGMGVEEAHRRPKFGDLTPLFPDQRLRLEVEGQPNHVLARIVDLIAPIGKGQRGLIVSPPKAGKTTVLKEIANSISHNNPECHLIVVLVDERPEEVTDMQRSVKGDVIYSTFDRPAEEHTQVAELALERAKRLVEVGQDVVILLDSITRLARAYNLATPASGRILSGGVDSTALYPPKRFFGAARNIEEGGSLTILGTALVETGSRMDEVIFEEFKGTGNMELRLDRKLADKRVYPAIDIEASGTRKEELLFDPDELIQVWRLRRVLLALPEPAAGLELLIDRLKSTKSNAEFLADVAKSANN, encoded by the coding sequence ATGACCAGCAGAGCCAAGCTGCAGGAAAAGAACCTGGACGAGTTGCGCACCATCGCTGCAGCGATCGACGTACCCGACCACCAGTCTCTTCAGAAGTCGAAGCTGATCGCCGCCATCCTCGAGTCGGACAAGTTCGATGGCAGCGACGCCCCTGCTCCCGTCGACCTGCCGGCCATCGAGGAGCGTCGCAGCGGCGATGACGGCGATTCGAGCCGGGGGGACGGCCAGCCGCGGGTCGGCGGCGATCGCAAGCCAGCCGAGGGATCCGACGATGACGACGACGGCAACCGCCGGCGCAACCGCAACCGCCGTGGCGCCCGCCCCGCGAGCGGTGGCCAGCAGCAGCACCAGCAACAGTGGGACGACTCCGATGCCGAGGTGCGCGAAGGGATCCTCGATGTCCTCCCCGAGGGCTACGGGTTCCTTCGCTGTACCGGGTACCTCCCCGGTGAGAAGGACGTGTATGTCTCGGCCACGCAGGTTCGCAAGTTCGGGTTGCGTCGCGGCGACGTGCTCAGCGGCCCGATCCGCCCTCCGCGGTCGCAGGAGAAGTTCCCGGCGCTGATCCGCATGGACCACGTCAACGGAATGGGTGTGGAAGAGGCGCATCGCCGTCCCAAGTTCGGCGATCTCACCCCGCTGTTCCCCGACCAGAGACTCCGTCTCGAAGTCGAGGGCCAGCCCAATCACGTGCTCGCCCGGATCGTGGATCTCATCGCCCCCATCGGCAAGGGGCAGCGCGGTTTGATCGTCTCCCCACCGAAGGCGGGCAAGACGACCGTCCTCAAGGAGATCGCCAACTCGATCAGCCACAACAACCCGGAATGCCACCTGATCGTGGTCCTGGTCGATGAGCGCCCCGAAGAGGTGACCGACATGCAGCGATCGGTGAAGGGCGACGTGATTTACTCGACCTTCGACCGGCCGGCCGAAGAGCACACCCAGGTGGCCGAATTGGCCCTGGAGCGCGCCAAGCGCCTGGTCGAGGTCGGTCAGGACGTCGTGATCCTGCTCGACTCGATCACCCGCCTGGCACGCGCCTACAACCTGGCGACGCCCGCGTCGGGCCGAATCCTCTCCGGTGGTGTCGACTCGACTGCCCTCTACCCGCCGAAGCGCTTCTTTGGCGCCGCCCGCAACATCGAAGAGGGCGGAAGCCTGACGATCCTGGGAACCGCTCTCGTCGAGACCGGTTCGAGGATGGACGAGGTCATCTTCGAGGAGTTCAAGGGCACCGGAAACATGGAACTGCGCCTCGACCGCAAGCTCGCCGACAAGCGGGTCTACCCGGCCATCGATATCGAGGCTTCCGGAACCCGCAAAGAGGAATTGTTGTTCGATCCGGACGAGCTGATCCAGGTGTGGCGTCTCCGCCGCGTCCTGCTGGCGCTTCCGGAGCCGGCGGCAGGGCTCGAGCTGTTGATCGACCGCTTGAAGAGCACCAAGTCGAATGCCGAGTTCCTCGCCGACGTGGCGAAATCGGCCAACAACTGA